The proteins below are encoded in one region of Paraburkholderia phenazinium:
- a CDS encoding PAAR domain-containing protein → MGTMLAVKGNGTTTGGEVLDGDEDFSDENGALAKNMGLASCGRCGHNGPMLGTATGWGLTGETAVRDNDIVACQCPRGENRVIARSNYYDE, encoded by the coding sequence ATGGGAACGATGCTGGCAGTCAAGGGCAACGGAACGACGACCGGGGGCGAAGTACTGGACGGTGACGAGGACTTCTCCGACGAAAATGGAGCGCTCGCGAAAAACATGGGGCTCGCATCCTGTGGGCGCTGCGGGCACAACGGCCCCATGCTGGGCACAGCCACCGGCTGGGGACTGACGGGTGAGACCGCAGTACGCGACAACGATATCGTGGCGTGTCAGTGCCCGCGTGGCGAAAACCGCGTCATCGCACGGTCGAACTACTACGACGAATAA
- the tssE gene encoding type VI secretion system baseplate subunit TssE translates to MRIGPGLFERITGHFADGSVVSDFTPEDQTFLSVRDNIERILNSRRRSLAHLPDYGLDDLSEIYRHLPSSTHKLRNAIEATLLKYEPRLKAVEIEVHAPEPGMVVSFTMVCHLHQEGLVRFDTVFTPDGKTRLRMLQAALDRY, encoded by the coding sequence ATGCGTATAGGACCTGGGCTCTTCGAGCGCATCACGGGGCACTTCGCCGACGGCTCTGTCGTGAGCGATTTCACGCCGGAGGATCAAACGTTCCTTTCCGTGCGGGATAACATCGAACGCATCCTGAATAGCCGGCGCCGCTCCCTTGCGCATCTGCCGGATTACGGTCTCGATGATCTGTCGGAAATATACCGCCACCTGCCCTCATCAACGCACAAGCTCAGAAACGCCATCGAGGCGACGCTGCTGAAATACGAGCCGCGCCTGAAGGCGGTTGAAATCGAAGTGCACGCCCCGGAACCCGGCATGGTGGTCAGCTTCACGATGGTGTGCCACCTGCACCAGGAGGGACTGGTGCGCTTTGACACGGTGTTCACACCGGACGGAAAAACCCGACTCCGGATGCTGCAGGCGGCGCTTGACCGGTATTGA
- a CDS encoding DotU family type IV/VI secretion system protein: MKIATTPPLDLLPVALRDTARTIVKLRSGNLPSLEILRKDCDAQLASLSDELQRRGQPRDVIDDALYAQCALLDEAALNGLGADARDAWEREPLQVRAFGRNDAGEELLRRISQRLREPRPVLPLLAIFAAVLGLGFKGRFAAAGGDAHMRLIREIDERLTRAAGGAARDLAGPMVVNPSRTRRRALSPLAWVLIACVAAGLAWFAIDRWLLASIAGMAR, encoded by the coding sequence ATGAAGATCGCCACAACACCTCCGCTCGACCTGTTGCCCGTTGCCCTGCGCGACACGGCACGCACCATCGTGAAGCTGCGCAGCGGTAACCTGCCGTCGCTGGAAATCCTGCGCAAAGACTGTGACGCGCAGCTCGCCAGTCTGAGCGACGAACTGCAGCGGCGTGGTCAGCCGCGTGACGTGATCGATGATGCGCTCTACGCTCAATGCGCCCTTCTCGATGAAGCGGCCCTCAATGGACTCGGTGCAGACGCGCGCGATGCATGGGAACGCGAACCGCTGCAAGTGCGCGCGTTCGGGCGCAACGATGCGGGTGAGGAACTGCTGCGGCGGATCAGCCAGCGTCTTCGCGAGCCAAGGCCAGTATTGCCGCTGCTAGCCATCTTCGCCGCCGTGCTCGGCCTCGGATTCAAGGGTCGATTTGCCGCAGCCGGAGGCGACGCACACATGAGGCTGATCCGTGAGATCGACGAGCGTCTCACGCGGGCCGCGGGTGGTGCCGCGCGGGATCTGGCCGGCCCCATGGTGGTGAATCCGTCCCGGACGCGCCGCCGCGCCCTTTCGCCATTGGCCTGGGTCCTCATTGCGTGCGTCGCAGCGGGGCTCGCGTGGTTCGCCATCGACCGGTGGCTGCTGGCGTCGATCGCCGGCATGGCACGTTGA
- the tssK gene encoding type VI secretion system baseplate subunit TssK yields the protein MKITKPLWARGIFMTPQHFQQQALWEQFANDQTARMASPDAWGVIHVALDTQALNVDRLQLARLGARLRDGTLIDSETADWLPAARSLADVPAGVEAVTVLAGVALVDAQGGNCVEPGEKPPRPRRVTREFLHVVDINGEGKEEISVERQIVALLFDFEKTDDYVTCPLARLVRTPQGRFEPDETFVPPCLFLSASTRLTQRMRRLSEILTAKSASLAVRRKERSDQIADYAVSDVALFWLLHSVNSTWPELARLAQAPDQHPERLYAVLARLAGSLLTFSTTETLQAIPAYDHAAPEPVFAELESLIRALLDAVIPSRVVPIALERLRTSTWLGHINDERLTEGADYYLSVRAAMPAHALLERLPELCKMGAPDEVEHIVNSALPGIALRPVSRLPAAIPVRIENQYFAVDSTDPAFGRMIAARVCQIYLPASIPEAELEVYAVLPS from the coding sequence ATGAAGATAACGAAACCTCTGTGGGCGCGTGGCATTTTCATGACGCCGCAGCACTTCCAGCAGCAGGCACTGTGGGAACAGTTTGCCAATGACCAGACTGCCCGTATGGCCAGCCCCGATGCGTGGGGCGTGATTCATGTCGCGCTGGATACGCAGGCGCTCAACGTCGACCGGCTGCAGCTGGCGAGGCTGGGCGCGCGTCTGCGCGACGGCACGCTCATCGATAGCGAAACGGCTGACTGGCTACCCGCGGCGCGCAGCCTGGCCGACGTGCCGGCCGGCGTCGAGGCGGTCACGGTGCTCGCCGGCGTGGCGCTCGTCGATGCGCAGGGCGGCAACTGCGTGGAACCGGGCGAGAAGCCCCCGCGGCCAAGGCGCGTCACCCGCGAATTCCTCCATGTCGTCGACATCAACGGCGAGGGAAAGGAGGAGATCAGTGTTGAACGGCAGATCGTGGCGTTGCTGTTCGATTTCGAGAAGACGGACGACTATGTCACATGCCCGCTCGCGCGGCTCGTGCGCACGCCGCAGGGCCGCTTCGAACCCGATGAGACGTTTGTGCCTCCATGTCTGTTCCTGTCGGCCAGCACGCGGCTCACGCAACGCATGCGGCGCCTGTCCGAGATCCTGACAGCCAAGAGCGCGAGCCTCGCGGTACGCCGCAAGGAGCGCTCAGACCAGATCGCAGACTACGCAGTGTCCGACGTCGCGCTTTTCTGGCTGCTGCATTCGGTGAACAGCACATGGCCAGAACTGGCGCGCCTCGCTCAGGCGCCCGACCAACATCCCGAGCGCCTGTATGCGGTGCTCGCGCGACTCGCCGGATCGCTCCTCACCTTCTCGACCACGGAAACATTGCAGGCCATTCCCGCTTATGACCATGCCGCACCGGAACCCGTGTTTGCGGAACTCGAATCCCTGATCCGCGCGCTGCTGGATGCGGTGATTCCATCGCGGGTCGTGCCCATTGCGCTCGAACGCCTTCGCACTTCAACGTGGCTTGGCCACATCAACGACGAGCGGCTCACCGAAGGCGCCGACTATTACCTGTCGGTACGCGCCGCCATGCCCGCCCATGCCCTTCTCGAGCGGCTACCGGAGCTCTGCAAGATGGGGGCCCCCGACGAGGTCGAGCACATTGTCAACTCCGCGCTGCCAGGCATCGCGTTGCGTCCCGTGTCGCGCCTGCCGGCCGCGATCCCGGTGCGCATCGAAAACCAGTATTTCGCGGTGGACAGCACGGACCCGGCCTTTGGGCGAATGATTGCCGCGCGGGTCTGCCAGATCTATCTGCCGGCCTCGATTCCCGAGGCCGAGCTTGAGGTCTATGCGGTGCTGCCGTCATGA
- the tssC gene encoding type VI secretion system contractile sheath large subunit: MKTAASDPFTQTPAGSHARVDPLRLDHHLAIIDRKLARQIDAILHHPAFQALESAWRGLQFLVDRTDFRRNVCIEVLDVSKETLREDFEDAPDLIQSGLFQLTYAQEYDTPGAYPIAAIIANYEFDAGTPDIALLRNLSKVAAAAHMPFISAVSPAFFGRSSMEEVSGIRDLAGYFERAAYLKWKAFRETEDARYVGLTLPRFLARLPYGPDTNPVRGFNYTEDVRGGGRDAFLWANAAFAFAVNLVRSFVRNGWCLQIRGPQAGGLIRDLSVHLYDLDTGHLGKIATDALIPETREFEFAERGLIALSYTSNHDHVCFYSAHSTQKPAVFDTRDAAANSRINARLPYIFLLSRIAHYLKLIQRENIGTTKDRRLLELELNNWIKGLVTVMTTPGDDLQASHPLREARVEVEDVEDNPGFFRIKLFIVPHFQIEGMDVSLALMSQMPKARR; the protein is encoded by the coding sequence ATGAAGACCGCAGCATCCGATCCATTTACGCAAACGCCGGCGGGCTCGCATGCGCGTGTGGATCCGCTTCGCCTTGATCACCACCTCGCCATCATCGACCGGAAGCTGGCCCGGCAGATCGACGCCATCCTGCATCACCCGGCTTTCCAGGCATTGGAATCCGCATGGCGTGGCCTGCAGTTTCTGGTCGATCGCACGGACTTTCGCCGCAACGTGTGCATCGAGGTACTCGACGTCTCGAAGGAGACCTTGCGGGAGGACTTTGAGGACGCCCCCGACCTGATCCAGAGCGGCCTGTTCCAGCTCACGTATGCCCAGGAATACGACACGCCCGGCGCCTACCCCATCGCGGCCATCATCGCGAACTATGAGTTCGACGCCGGCACCCCGGACATTGCGCTGCTGCGGAATCTTTCGAAGGTGGCGGCTGCAGCGCACATGCCATTCATCAGCGCGGTCTCGCCGGCCTTCTTTGGCCGCTCCTCCATGGAGGAAGTGTCGGGCATACGCGATCTCGCCGGTTACTTCGAACGCGCGGCCTACCTCAAGTGGAAGGCGTTTCGGGAAACGGAGGATGCGCGCTATGTCGGACTCACGCTGCCCCGGTTTCTCGCGCGCCTGCCGTATGGGCCCGATACGAATCCCGTGCGGGGTTTCAACTACACCGAAGACGTGCGCGGCGGCGGCCGCGACGCTTTTCTGTGGGCAAACGCGGCATTTGCCTTCGCCGTGAACCTGGTCAGGAGTTTCGTGCGTAACGGCTGGTGCCTGCAGATCCGAGGCCCACAGGCGGGCGGTCTGATCCGGGACCTGTCAGTGCACCTCTATGACCTCGATACGGGGCATCTGGGCAAGATCGCAACCGACGCGCTGATTCCCGAAACGCGCGAATTCGAATTCGCGGAGCGTGGCCTCATTGCACTTTCGTACACCAGCAATCACGATCACGTGTGCTTCTATTCCGCCCATTCAACGCAGAAGCCTGCCGTTTTCGATACGCGTGATGCCGCAGCGAACAGCCGTATCAACGCGCGCCTGCCGTACATCTTCCTGCTCTCTCGAATCGCGCACTATCTGAAACTGATCCAGCGCGAGAACATCGGGACCACCAAGGATCGCAGACTGCTCGAGCTCGAGCTGAACAACTGGATCAAGGGGCTCGTGACGGTCATGACGACACCGGGCGACGACCTGCAGGCGTCCCACCCGCTGCGCGAAGCCCGGGTCGAGGTGGAAGACGTCGAAGACAACCCGGGCTTCTTCCGCATCAAGCTGTTCATCGTTCCGCACTTCCAGATCGAGGGTATGGACGTGAGCCTGGCACTCATGTCGCAGATGCCGAAGGCAAGACGTTGA
- a CDS encoding type VI secretion system Vgr family protein, translated as MASLYDEARRSVSSVTALTGRQAYFLDVPGTVSAAQLSVVSFDATEKMGEPIEVCIELTHPQQLARTDYLNRDAVFTIVPDDSAPKKFSGYIERFSTIQTTKDYTKYRVVLTSHFGRLAAVTTTQTYQHQSTPDIIESVMRRHGLRPEQYSFRLRNQYLKHLFRFQYKVDDLAYVRMLMEKSGIYCYVVETEYGDQVVFSDDIDHYLYDPRLIVPYREAAGLEADGVEAVTSLKTHTVTVPQSFVVADYNPEQAWERFKDSANVAPQDPTTYGQPYIYGTNHLDQQGAKWEAQLRHEAAIARQVVFEGESNVLALRCGRVLETDVTLPDAPKGQVIVEVTHSGAREKPYTNSYKAIPADRRFRLELKPETWPKIAGTLSARVCSPDKYKYGYLTSAGYYVVRFDVDFSDWPNGGESVPLRLAKPFAGKLQTGMHFVALDNDEAVISFRDGDPDKPEITAFHHHSQARDLVTNDRRWLSRNMIRTQSNNKLRMEDWAGQEGIKLSTEHSGKSQLNLGYLVNPKLEYRGEGYELRTSGYGVSRAGKGLHLTAYDRPDANGKQLDMQETIAQIESALATAKALAASASGAKAEPADTDAQQQMKDDFDGLKKPGLLMSTPASAALVTGQGVQFAAQGSINTVAGKNADFNVVKRFTVAAGDLISMFAQKLGIKIYAAKGPVEIQAQSDAMSLLADQDVSVSSINGTVRVSAKNELVLECGGAFIQLKDGNVTLGGPADLFFKVITVQKKGAASMQISSTLPAANDLPDLTGHGSKFSG; from the coding sequence ATGGCAAGCCTGTATGACGAAGCGAGAAGGTCTGTGTCCAGCGTAACGGCGCTTACAGGACGGCAGGCCTATTTTCTGGATGTGCCGGGCACCGTCAGCGCGGCACAACTGTCGGTCGTGTCATTCGATGCAACCGAGAAGATGGGCGAGCCGATTGAAGTTTGCATTGAACTGACCCATCCGCAACAGCTCGCACGTACCGACTACCTGAACCGCGATGCGGTCTTCACGATCGTGCCTGACGATAGTGCTCCGAAGAAGTTCTCGGGATACATCGAGCGATTCTCAACGATCCAGACCACGAAGGACTATACGAAGTACCGTGTCGTCTTGACGTCCCATTTTGGACGGCTTGCCGCGGTCACGACTACCCAGACCTATCAGCACCAGTCTACGCCCGACATTATCGAGTCGGTGATGCGCCGTCACGGCCTGAGGCCGGAGCAGTACTCGTTTCGCCTCAGGAACCAGTACCTCAAACATCTCTTCCGGTTTCAGTACAAGGTCGACGATCTGGCCTACGTGCGAATGCTGATGGAGAAGTCTGGCATCTACTGCTATGTAGTGGAGACGGAGTACGGCGACCAGGTGGTCTTTAGCGATGACATCGATCACTATCTCTATGACCCACGGCTGATCGTGCCGTATCGTGAAGCGGCTGGCCTCGAAGCGGATGGAGTTGAGGCGGTGACGTCGCTCAAGACACACACGGTCACGGTGCCGCAGTCGTTCGTCGTTGCGGATTACAACCCCGAGCAGGCGTGGGAACGCTTTAAAGATAGCGCCAATGTCGCGCCGCAGGATCCGACGACCTACGGCCAGCCGTACATCTACGGGACAAACCATCTCGACCAGCAGGGTGCGAAGTGGGAGGCGCAACTGCGCCACGAGGCGGCTATCGCGCGGCAGGTGGTATTCGAGGGCGAGAGCAACGTGCTGGCGCTGCGGTGCGGGCGCGTGCTGGAAACCGACGTTACGCTGCCCGACGCGCCCAAGGGTCAGGTGATCGTCGAGGTCACTCACAGCGGTGCGCGTGAAAAGCCCTACACCAACAGCTACAAGGCGATTCCTGCCGACCGGCGCTTCCGTTTGGAACTGAAACCGGAAACCTGGCCGAAAATTGCCGGAACGCTCAGTGCACGGGTTTGCAGTCCTGATAAATACAAATATGGCTATCTGACGTCTGCGGGCTATTACGTCGTCCGCTTCGACGTGGACTTTTCCGACTGGCCCAATGGCGGCGAGAGCGTGCCGCTGCGCCTGGCCAAACCGTTCGCGGGCAAGCTGCAGACGGGCATGCACTTCGTCGCGCTGGACAATGATGAAGCCGTGATCTCATTTAGAGATGGCGATCCCGACAAGCCGGAAATCACGGCTTTCCATCACCATAGCCAGGCGCGCGATCTGGTGACAAACGATCGTCGCTGGTTGTCGCGCAACATGATACGTACGCAGAGCAACAACAAACTGCGGATGGAGGACTGGGCCGGTCAGGAGGGCATCAAGCTCAGCACGGAGCACTCAGGCAAGTCACAGCTCAACCTCGGCTATCTGGTGAACCCGAAGCTTGAGTACAGGGGTGAAGGCTATGAGCTCAGGACGTCAGGCTATGGCGTAAGCCGCGCGGGCAAGGGTCTGCACCTCACGGCGTACGATCGGCCGGACGCGAACGGCAAGCAGCTCGACATGCAGGAGACCATTGCGCAGATTGAAAGCGCACTGGCCACTGCAAAAGCACTAGCGGCATCCGCCAGCGGCGCGAAAGCCGAGCCTGCCGACACCGACGCCCAGCAGCAGATGAAGGACGACTTCGATGGTTTGAAGAAGCCGGGTTTGCTCATGAGCACGCCAGCTTCGGCGGCACTTGTGACGGGACAGGGCGTTCAGTTCGCGGCGCAGGGCAGCATCAACACGGTAGCTGGGAAGAACGCCGATTTCAACGTGGTGAAGCGCTTCACTGTCGCCGCTGGTGACCTGATTTCGATGTTCGCCCAGAAGCTCGGCATCAAGATCTATGCCGCTAAAGGCCCTGTCGAGATTCAGGCTCAGAGCGATGCGATGTCGCTGCTAGCCGATCAGGATGTATCGGTATCGAGCATCAACGGCACAGTCCGCGTCAGCGCGAAGAACGAACTCGTCCTCGAATGCGGCGGCGCGTTCATTCAGCTAAAGGACGGCAATGTGACGCTCGGTGGTCCCGCCGATCTGTTCTTCAAGGTCATCACGGTCCAGAAGAAGGGCGCGGCGTCGATGCAGATTTCATCAACGCTACCCGCGGCAAATGACCTCCCTGACCTGACCGGGCATGGCTCCAAGTTTTCCGGCTAA
- a CDS encoding glycoside hydrolase family 19 protein: MASPQNHPPAPQNNPASAPTATSLTWRYPFSAKDGKEITDPQIFYGALGAMSDGFFPLGVNGFPHGGVHFGPASGSRVDQSKGVRVIANGDIVAYKLDDTYPHLQFTQTRHWALYSTGFVLVRHKMTMPPAPGSSAPQPEDETLTFFSLYMHMADWSTYLADDKLDRPGWWLGVDAFRIKAKDTQIGGGASGAFVLTAPMHGKKKGQYVQGEPVGFLPEGSEVTISETRGSWGHIKEVTSGAMIAATGGAVFGSDDLNNPWTRPDDDVASPNAGENSHVPSAPKTVPLTPEGDWGWIKLQDQRSLKEPTGVGTVITPPKDHPIHVDAGALLGQLGEYIDYETSTPLPPVPSRQLLHLEVFADETLKAFIEKSRSRVANLPPNDSGRTIFVIQAGAKLVAKPIDPDLKLGDGVRLAKLTLTPASPKSCPWVQVQPWISGPSGQAQQYQGAVWIARSNLSRLDSPNGLPAWKSFPLQLSQASSPVNSDLVTYPRAELNSLGDGNVAVDDKGVSWWRLEVATGSGQAATGWVCGGKQSDGSGNQPGTRWESPWAWPGFEIVDATGINLTDAFKRNLSVTGSANPKEQKAFAPSTAAVGNSALLSKLEQTVSRLPSPNGTKDQQGKDGSAVVTAVKLRQALGRRWLASDLGHVILKYESEWGGGTSRWEALTPLMRNAAENWKCELERIKKLQWWDSVKGKVEEFPASPVVNHIHPMALIGNFSQGTCSCNKDITEEELDLLLPSDVKLKGLFHAAHDASVHGFDKNKFLDMLNKYMRENDMMTCVRKAHFLSQMSHECDGLRTNEEYRNKDGSIPSGWNNYHGGSNFHGRGLIQLTHDTNYTAYGNFVGDTTIGTNPDKVSHSIDHTTHSGCWYWRHGSHWGDINPKADRNDFYAITVAVNGGFTHVDDRFVALNKLAKMLGAEKCATNPGLKFNDYQMEKSSLYDSDFYNKNPKRIKEAVEAVDAKKSKI, encoded by the coding sequence ATGGCCTCTCCACAAAACCATCCACCAGCGCCGCAGAACAATCCGGCGAGTGCACCGACTGCCACATCGCTGACCTGGCGTTATCCGTTTTCAGCGAAGGACGGCAAGGAAATCACTGACCCGCAGATTTTCTATGGTGCCTTAGGCGCGATGAGCGATGGCTTTTTTCCGCTTGGTGTAAATGGCTTTCCGCACGGCGGCGTTCACTTCGGCCCGGCTTCCGGGTCGCGCGTAGACCAGTCGAAGGGCGTGCGGGTTATCGCCAATGGAGATATCGTTGCCTACAAGCTCGACGATACGTACCCGCATCTGCAATTCACGCAGACGCGGCACTGGGCTTTGTATTCGACAGGTTTTGTGCTGGTCCGGCACAAGATGACAATGCCTCCAGCACCTGGAAGTTCCGCCCCGCAGCCGGAGGACGAGACGCTGACGTTCTTCAGCCTCTATATGCACATGGCGGATTGGAGCACTTATCTGGCGGACGACAAACTTGACCGGCCGGGCTGGTGGCTTGGTGTGGACGCCTTTCGCATAAAGGCAAAAGACACGCAGATTGGCGGTGGCGCATCCGGGGCTTTCGTACTGACCGCGCCAATGCATGGCAAGAAAAAAGGCCAGTACGTTCAGGGGGAGCCGGTTGGCTTTCTGCCCGAAGGCAGCGAAGTCACGATCAGTGAAACGCGTGGATCGTGGGGGCACATCAAGGAGGTGACTTCGGGGGCTATGATTGCCGCCACCGGCGGGGCGGTTTTTGGTTCCGACGACTTGAACAATCCATGGACCCGACCGGACGATGATGTTGCTAGCCCAAATGCCGGCGAGAATTCCCATGTTCCTTCAGCACCGAAAACTGTACCGCTGACGCCGGAAGGGGATTGGGGGTGGATCAAGTTGCAAGATCAACGGTCCTTGAAGGAGCCGACGGGCGTTGGCACCGTGATTACTCCGCCCAAAGATCATCCTATCCATGTGGATGCGGGAGCATTGTTGGGGCAGCTTGGAGAGTACATCGATTACGAAACCTCAACGCCTCTGCCACCGGTCCCGAGTCGGCAGTTGTTGCATCTGGAGGTTTTCGCCGACGAAACGCTCAAGGCGTTCATTGAGAAAAGTCGCTCGCGGGTTGCAAATCTGCCTCCCAACGACAGTGGCCGAACCATCTTCGTTATACAGGCAGGTGCGAAGCTTGTGGCAAAGCCAATCGACCCCGACCTCAAACTCGGCGACGGGGTGCGGCTTGCCAAACTTACGCTTACCCCTGCGAGCCCGAAAAGTTGCCCTTGGGTACAGGTCCAGCCGTGGATTTCTGGTCCGTCAGGCCAAGCGCAGCAGTATCAAGGGGCGGTCTGGATTGCACGCTCGAACTTAAGCCGGCTCGATTCTCCGAATGGATTGCCGGCTTGGAAGTCGTTTCCGTTGCAATTGAGCCAGGCCAGTTCACCGGTCAACTCCGATCTGGTGACGTACCCGCGTGCGGAATTGAATTCGCTCGGCGATGGAAACGTTGCGGTCGACGACAAGGGCGTATCCTGGTGGCGCCTCGAAGTCGCTACAGGTTCGGGGCAAGCGGCCACGGGTTGGGTTTGTGGCGGGAAGCAATCTGACGGTAGCGGAAATCAACCCGGCACCCGTTGGGAGAGTCCGTGGGCATGGCCGGGCTTTGAAATTGTGGACGCAACGGGGATCAACCTCACCGATGCTTTCAAACGAAATCTCTCGGTCACCGGCTCGGCGAATCCGAAAGAACAGAAGGCATTCGCACCGTCCACTGCGGCCGTAGGCAACAGTGCTCTCCTGTCGAAGCTTGAGCAGACGGTAAGTCGTCTGCCGTCGCCTAATGGCACAAAAGATCAACAAGGCAAGGATGGCAGTGCAGTTGTGACTGCGGTCAAGTTGCGGCAGGCACTTGGGCGTCGGTGGCTGGCAAGCGATCTGGGACACGTCATCCTGAAATACGAGAGCGAATGGGGCGGAGGCACGAGCCGCTGGGAAGCACTCACGCCGCTCATGCGGAATGCGGCCGAGAACTGGAAGTGCGAGTTGGAGCGTATCAAAAAGCTCCAGTGGTGGGATTCAGTGAAGGGTAAGGTGGAAGAATTTCCCGCTAGCCCGGTGGTGAATCATATTCATCCGATGGCTTTGATTGGGAATTTTTCGCAAGGAACTTGCTCCTGTAATAAAGACATTACTGAGGAAGAACTCGATTTACTCTTGCCGTCAGATGTCAAGTTGAAGGGGCTCTTTCATGCCGCTCACGATGCATCAGTGCATGGATTTGATAAAAACAAGTTTCTTGACATGTTGAATAAGTACATGCGCGAAAACGATATGATGACCTGCGTCAGAAAGGCTCATTTTCTGTCCCAAATGTCTCACGAATGCGATGGGCTGAGGACAAATGAGGAATATCGTAATAAAGACGGGTCGATCCCTTCTGGCTGGAATAATTATCACGGAGGCTCGAACTTCCACGGCCGTGGCTTAATTCAGCTCACTCATGATACAAATTACACTGCCTACGGAAATTTTGTCGGCGATACGACCATTGGCACGAATCCGGATAAGGTAAGTCATAGTATCGACCATACCACCCACTCCGGATGTTGGTACTGGCGACATGGAAGTCATTGGGGTGATATCAACCCAAAGGCGGACAGGAATGACTTTTATGCCATTACGGTTGCGGTTAATGGCGGATTCACTCATGTGGATGACCGATTTGTTGCCTTAAATAAACTGGCAAAAATGCTCGGGGCGGAAAAATGCGCGACGAATCCGGGACTGAAATTCAATGACTATCAGATGGAAAAGAGCTCTCTTTATGACAGTGATTTTTACAATAAAAATCCGAAACGTATCAAGGAAGCTGTGGAGGCAGTTGATGCCAAGAAATCGAAAATTTGA
- a CDS encoding lysozyme inhibitor LprI family protein, with protein MKKTILLLIFTFTSFCAKASQSMCTGNVTKELEACVRANFEYSDKNLNLAYDDLATKLSAADKGILVRTEKEWLTYKDATCQGVFDGTSPGEEAGIDKWTCLDQIIRARTEEIQYLNAGIGALGFYKALDVVPKLYEAGSREKFISKLMDVYVKDDNKDWRSYVEGNCRLAVSRLREDRSDCIARQAFYRY; from the coding sequence ATGAAAAAGACAATATTGCTTCTGATCTTTACCTTCACATCCTTTTGTGCGAAGGCATCGCAGTCGATGTGTACCGGTAACGTCACGAAAGAACTTGAGGCGTGTGTAAGGGCGAATTTCGAATATTCAGACAAAAATCTAAATCTTGCCTACGACGACTTAGCGACAAAACTATCCGCCGCCGACAAGGGAATCCTCGTTCGCACGGAAAAGGAGTGGCTCACGTACAAAGACGCTACCTGCCAAGGCGTCTTTGATGGCACATCCCCTGGCGAGGAAGCAGGGATTGATAAATGGACGTGCCTGGATCAGATAATAAGAGCTCGGACAGAAGAAATTCAGTATCTGAATGCTGGGATTGGAGCATTGGGATTTTATAAGGCACTGGATGTAGTCCCGAAGCTCTACGAGGCTGGTTCGCGAGAAAAATTTATTTCTAAGCTAATGGACGTTTACGTAAAAGATGACAATAAAGACTGGCGCTCGTATGTCGAAGGAAATTGCAGATTGGCCGTCTCCAGATTACGTGAAGACAGATCCGATTGCATTGCGAGACAGGCATTTTATCGGTATTAG